The Alphaproteobacteria bacterium genome includes a window with the following:
- the merF gene encoding mercury resistance system transport protein MerF: MPSPNDRLLRTGVIGTLLTAICCFTPVLVLILGAIGLGAAVGWLDYVLFPLLAVFVVITVMAVLRRQREGDG; the protein is encoded by the coding sequence ATGCCGTCGCCGAACGATCGCCTGCTCAGGACCGGCGTCATCGGAACGCTGCTGACGGCGATCTGCTGCTTCACGCCGGTGCTGGTCCTCATTCTCGGCGCTATCGGCCTCGGGGCCGCCGTTGGCTGGCTCGATTATGTGCTGTTTCCGCTACTCGCCGTCTTTGTCGTCATCACCGTGATGGCCGTGTTGCGGCGCCAAAGGGAAGGCGATGGTTGA
- a CDS encoding DUF971 domain-containing protein translates to MDDGGDGKVWPTEIRLRKDEKRLEVDFDDGANFSLPAELLRVESPSAEVQGHGPSQKKILPGRRHVGIMEIEPVGNYAIRIKFDDLHDTGIFSWGYLYDLGARQDEIWATYITELDKRGLSRDP, encoded by the coding sequence ATGGACGACGGCGGCGACGGCAAGGTTTGGCCGACGGAAATCCGCCTGCGCAAGGACGAAAAACGGCTCGAAGTCGATTTCGACGACGGCGCCAACTTTTCGTTGCCGGCCGAGTTGTTGCGGGTCGAGAGCCCGTCGGCGGAAGTCCAGGGTCACGGACCGAGCCAGAAGAAGATTCTGCCCGGGCGCCGCCATGTCGGCATCATGGAGATCGAGCCGGTGGGAAATTATGCCATCCGCATCAAGTTCGACGACCTTCACGACACCGGCATCTTTTCATGGGGTTATCTCTACGATCTCGGCGCGCGCCAGGACGAAATCTGGGCGACCTATATCACCGAGCTCGACAAGCGCGGCCTCAGCCGCGATCCCTAG
- a CDS encoding Trm112 family protein encodes MEKPMSEHGHKIDPKLLEILVCPLTKKSLRYDATHQELISDGAGLAFPIRDGIPIMLPDEARVLEDHEVKK; translated from the coding sequence ATGGAGAAGCCGATGTCAGAACATGGTCATAAGATCGACCCCAAACTTCTGGAGATCCTGGTCTGCCCGCTGACCAAGAAGAGCCTGAGGTATGACGCCACACACCAGGAACTGATCAGCGACGGTGCCGGCCTGGCGTTTCCCATCCGGGACGGCATCCCGATCATGCTGCCCGACGAAGCGCGTGTCCTCGAGGATCACGAGGTCAAGAAATAG
- a CDS encoding peptidase S16, with amino-acid sequence MSGPFHPNFDDLPRTAPIFPLTGALLLPGGQLPLNIFEPRYLNMTRDALGGDRMIGMIQPTEKEELTEDDRPPVYPVGCLGRITAFSETDDGRFLITLTGVCRFRVGRELPLMNGYRRVEALFDRYQDDLEPPPDLPVDRKRLTNALRRFLESQDIEADWESIDEASNAYLVTALAMVCPFEPQEKQAILEAPDLPARAETIITLLEMGGLNGLDAPAARH; translated from the coding sequence ATGTCCGGACCGTTTCACCCGAACTTCGACGACCTGCCGCGGACGGCCCCCATCTTTCCGCTGACCGGTGCGTTGCTGCTGCCGGGCGGCCAATTGCCGCTCAACATTTTCGAGCCGCGCTATCTCAACATGACCCGCGACGCGCTCGGCGGCGATCGCATGATCGGAATGATTCAGCCGACCGAAAAAGAAGAACTGACGGAAGACGACCGCCCGCCGGTCTATCCGGTGGGCTGCCTCGGACGCATCACCGCGTTCAGCGAGACCGACGACGGCCGCTTCCTGATCACCTTGACCGGTGTCTGCAGGTTTCGGGTCGGACGCGAATTGCCGTTGATGAACGGCTACCGTCGCGTCGAGGCGCTGTTCGACCGCTACCAGGACGACCTCGAGCCGCCGCCCGACCTCCCCGTCGACCGCAAGCGATTGACGAATGCCCTGCGCCGGTTTCTCGAAAGCCAGGATATCGAGGCCGACTGGGAATCGATCGACGAGGCCAGCAACGCCTATCTGGTCACCGCGCTTGCCATGGTGTGCCCGTTCGAGCCGCAGGAAAAACAAGCGATCCTCGAGGCCCCCGACCTGCCGGCCCGGGCCGAGACCATAATTACCTTATTGGAGATGGGCGGGCTCAATGGGCTGGATGCACCCGCCGCGCGCCATTGA
- the trxA gene encoding thioredoxin, with translation MEPILNMASAPGADVVKDSDTNNFMADVIEASREVPIIVDFWAPWCEPCKQLGPTIEKVVREAKGKVKLVKINVDENQALSQQMRIQSIPAVYAFFQGQPVDGFAGALPESHIKEFVQRLLDLGGDGSDSPVEAVLKQAAEALESGQLGEASALYGQVLGQEPDNVRAVAGMVRAYLAAGDTERARQILDTAPEGADDADLGAARSALELAEQAAGASGNLAELQAKIVADPNDHEARFDLANALHASGDGGGAIDQLLEIVERNRGWNEEAARKQLLKYFEALGPTHELTIDGRRRLSSLLFS, from the coding sequence ATGGAACCGATCTTGAACATGGCGTCAGCGCCGGGCGCGGACGTCGTCAAGGATTCCGACACCAACAACTTCATGGCCGACGTCATCGAGGCGTCGCGCGAGGTCCCGATTATCGTCGATTTCTGGGCGCCGTGGTGTGAACCATGCAAGCAACTGGGGCCGACGATCGAAAAAGTCGTCCGCGAGGCAAAGGGCAAGGTCAAGCTGGTCAAGATCAACGTCGATGAAAACCAGGCGTTGTCGCAGCAGATGCGGATTCAGTCGATACCGGCGGTCTATGCGTTTTTTCAAGGCCAGCCCGTCGACGGCTTCGCCGGCGCGCTGCCGGAAAGCCACATCAAGGAATTCGTCCAGCGGCTACTCGATCTCGGCGGTGACGGCAGCGATTCGCCGGTCGAGGCGGTCTTGAAACAGGCCGCCGAGGCCTTGGAAAGCGGCCAACTCGGCGAAGCCAGCGCCCTCTACGGCCAGGTCCTCGGTCAAGAGCCCGACAACGTCAGGGCGGTCGCCGGAATGGTGCGCGCCTATCTCGCCGCCGGCGACACGGAGCGCGCGCGGCAGATCCTCGACACCGCGCCCGAGGGCGCCGACGATGCCGATCTGGGAGCGGCGAGATCGGCCCTCGAGCTGGCCGAGCAAGCGGCTGGAGCGTCGGGCAACCTCGCCGAGCTGCAGGCCAAGATCGTGGCCGATCCCAACGACCACGAGGCCCGCTTCGACCTGGCCAACGCCCTGCACGCGTCCGGAGACGGCGGCGGCGCGATCGACCAATTGCTCGAGATCGTCGAACGGAACCGTGGCTGGAACGAGGAAGCCGCGCGCAAGCAGCTGCTGAAATACTTCGAGGCCTTGGGCCCGACCCATGAGCTGACGATCGACGGCCGGCGCCGCCTGTCCTCGCTGCTCTTTTCGTAA
- a CDS encoding prolyl-tRNA synthetase associated domain-containing protein encodes MMAATTDDLFARLEALGIDTTTHYHAPLFTVEESKRLRGDLPGGHCKSLFLKDKKGRLFLVVALEDRPVDLKKLRKSIGAGNLSFGKPELLMEVLGIEPGSVTPFALLSDGAGRVDVVLDKAMLEHDPLNYHPLTNGATTAIAPGDLIKFIASTGHQARIVDMDALD; translated from the coding sequence ATCATGGCCGCGACGACCGACGACCTGTTCGCCCGCCTCGAGGCGCTGGGCATCGACACCACGACCCATTATCACGCCCCCCTGTTCACGGTCGAAGAGAGCAAGCGCCTGCGCGGCGACCTGCCGGGCGGCCATTGCAAAAGCCTGTTCCTCAAGGACAAGAAGGGACGCCTGTTCCTGGTCGTCGCGCTCGAGGACCGGCCGGTCGACCTCAAGAAGCTGCGCAAATCGATCGGCGCCGGCAATTTGTCTTTCGGCAAACCCGAACTGCTGATGGAGGTGCTCGGCATCGAGCCGGGTTCGGTGACGCCGTTCGCGCTTCTTAGCGACGGCGCCGGACGGGTCGATGTCGTCCTCGACAAGGCGATGCTCGAACATGACCCGCTGAATTACCACCCGCTGACAAACGGCGCGACGACCGCGATCGCGCCCGGCGACTTGATCAAATTCATCGCCTCCACCGGTCATCAGGCCCGCATCGTCGATATGGATGCGCTCGACTGA
- a CDS encoding colanic acid biosynthesis glycosyltransferase WcaL yields MTNSIGIVTGSFPSPSETFVVNLVTGLLDNGVDVRVFALSEGPRETGGPHPAMATHDLAARTFAAPELSSSRLRRLLSVPPIVAANWAHRAALGRVYALMRQGRLAMSARTVQAAGLFLGADVPPLLHCQFGQYGRLVLGLRAAGIVNAKIITHFRGSDISRELRKRGDAVYADLFRDGDFFLTNCEFFKRRLIEIGCPPDRLAVSRSGIDLDVFRPRAPRPVATSPCRLLTVGRLVEKKGTEFAIRAAAELKRDGLDIRLDVIGQGALRDSLERLIAELDGHGYITLHGVRRPTEIRDFLDEADIFMATSVTARNGDQDATVNTVKEAMAVGVPVVASDHGGIPELVEDGVTGRLVPERDVAALAVAARWMIDNAAARETIVGAARARVRADYDNRRIVNGLAALYRRLLDDPGPSSAATDGARILA; encoded by the coding sequence ATGACCAACTCCATCGGCATCGTCACCGGATCGTTCCCGAGTCCGTCGGAAACGTTTGTCGTCAATCTGGTGACCGGCCTCCTCGACAACGGCGTCGATGTGCGCGTCTTCGCCTTGAGCGAAGGGCCGCGGGAGACCGGTGGCCCGCATCCCGCGATGGCGACCCATGACCTCGCGGCGCGGACCTTTGCCGCGCCGGAATTGTCGTCGAGCCGGCTCCGCCGCTTGTTGAGCGTTCCGCCCATCGTCGCCGCGAACTGGGCCCACCGGGCGGCGCTCGGCCGGGTCTACGCACTGATGCGGCAAGGACGATTGGCGATGTCGGCGCGCACGGTGCAGGCCGCGGGGTTGTTTCTCGGCGCCGACGTGCCGCCCCTGCTCCACTGCCAGTTCGGGCAATATGGGCGACTGGTCCTGGGCCTGCGCGCGGCCGGCATCGTCAATGCCAAGATCATCACCCATTTCCGCGGCAGCGATATCTCACGCGAGCTGCGAAAGCGTGGCGACGCGGTCTATGCCGATTTGTTTCGTGACGGCGACTTTTTCCTGACCAACTGCGAGTTTTTCAAGCGGCGGTTGATCGAGATCGGGTGCCCGCCGGACCGTCTCGCGGTGTCGCGGTCGGGCATCGACCTCGATGTGTTCCGCCCGCGCGCACCGCGCCCGGTCGCGACCTCCCCGTGCCGCCTGCTCACCGTCGGTCGCCTGGTCGAAAAGAAAGGCACCGAATTCGCCATACGGGCGGCGGCGGAACTCAAGCGCGACGGGCTCGACATCCGACTCGACGTCATCGGACAGGGCGCGTTGCGCGACTCGCTCGAACGGCTGATCGCGGAACTCGATGGTCACGGCTACATCACGCTTCACGGCGTCAGGCGGCCGACCGAGATCCGCGACTTCCTAGACGAGGCCGATATTTTCATGGCGACCAGCGTGACGGCGAGGAACGGCGACCAGGACGCGACCGTCAATACGGTCAAGGAGGCGATGGCCGTCGGCGTACCGGTGGTCGCGAGCGACCACGGCGGCATTCCGGAATTGGTCGAGGACGGCGTCACCGGGCGCTTGGTGCCGGAACGCGACGTCGCGGCGCTGGCCGTCGCCGCGCGCTGGATGATCGACAACGCGGCGGCGCGCGAGACCATTGTCGGCGCGGCCCGCGCCCGGGTTCGGGCCGACTACGACAATCGCCGTATCGTCAATGGGTTGGCCGCGCTGTATCGCCGCCTGTTGGACGACCCGGGGCCGTCATCGGCGGCGACCGATGGCGCACGAATCCTCGCTTGA
- a CDS encoding NAD-glutamate dehydrogenase encodes MTTAGQAKKEILVEKVAAETRKRAKGTGVKNAVMFAQEFYRFVPPDDIVETPPRDLAGSAFSLWSFGQKHRPGQTAVRAYAPNLKKNGWSLPFSIVEIVNDDMPFLVDSVANELTRLGLSVHLIIHPIVSVVRDAKGRIVRVVNPEDREPSASNESFMHVEIDQIVDSEMAKRIVDGIKNVLSDVSAAVEDWPRMRAEVASVLAELDASPPSLPMEELEEGKQFLRWLDDGHFTFLGYREYTFPHEKRGTRLGVVPGSGLGVLRKDEAQVFEGIRDMDHLPPEVTNFVQQPKLLLATKGNRRATVHRTVYLDAIGIKLFDSAGRVTGARLFVGLFTSAAYNRSPRYIPMLRRKINQTLEAAGLHPASHDGKAMLHILETFPRDELFQIGGQDLLDIGIGILNLQERQRTALFVRRDPFERSISCMVFVPRDRHDTNLRKRFQRILEKAFEGECIAFDTLLDQQSVLARIHFIIRTRPGHIPAYDAHQIEQRIIAAARSWNDRLRAALTKTDGEKRATELLARYSDAFGIAYQESYNVVSCVQDIKKIEEIISGGRIGLNLHRRDDQAETRVRFKIYHLIDQVPLSDALPVLENLGFKVISEQPFRIDPSDRDAVWIHDFNLVRRDGLEIDIDEIHDAFHEAFARVWTGHMESDGFNRLVVTSGLSWREVVVLRSYSKYLRQAQIPFSQEYMETTLAKNADLTRLIVDLFEARFNPAGGKAAAQKERRIAKAIAKGLDAVVNLDEDRIIRRFTNLVEVTLRTNFYQAAATGDPKTYVSFKLDSRAVDDLPLPRPMVEIFVYSPWIEGVHLRFGKVARGGLRWSDRREDFRTEILGLVKAQQVKNAVIVPVGSKGGFVVKRPPQGGDREAILKEGISCYKTFISGLLDLTDNLVGGKVVPPKDVVRKDEDDSYLVVAADKGTATFSDIANGVAGDYGFWLDDAFASGGSAGYDHKKMGITARGAWESVKRHFREAGKDIQNEDFTVVGVGDMSGDVFGNGMLLSRHIKLVAAFNHMHIFVDPNPDPAKSFKERQRMFRLPRSAWSDYDSKVLSKGGAIYARSAKSLKLTPEIKALLGMTKDNVAPNELMTAILTADVDLLWFGGIGTYVKSDSQSNADAGDRANDGIRINGKDVRAKVVGEGANLGVTQLGRIEYALAGGRINTDSVDNSAGVDCSDHEVNIKILLGAVEQANKLNRVQRDKLLVSMTDEVADLVLRDNYLQTGSLAVTEFVGTRLTDRCGLFMRALERAGHLNRAIEYLPDDEELADRKAKKLGLTSPELSILIAYAKIVLYDQLLASDFPDDPFMAIDLERYFPVPLQKKYKDAINQHRLRREIVATVATNSMINRAGITFAHEVMDQTGAASSDVARAYTISRTIFSMRDLWAAIEALDNKVPAAVQSEMHMETGRLIDRGTTWFLRYGKQPLDVAANIEAYGPGTAQLMRGLEKVTTPADHEFIRNNANALVEKGAPHGLARRIASLRLLVSACDVVMIAREAKSSIDITGSLYFAVGDHFGFDWLRRKAARLPIDSHWDKQATTAIVDDLYGHQFELTSNVLKSAKKNVTPKKAIDEWCGRRGVEYQSTLQLMDDLRQGGTIDLAMLAVANRQLRSLISS; translated from the coding sequence ATGACCACGGCGGGTCAGGCAAAAAAAGAAATTCTCGTCGAAAAGGTCGCGGCGGAAACGCGCAAGCGGGCCAAGGGTACCGGCGTAAAGAACGCGGTCATGTTCGCGCAGGAATTCTATCGTTTTGTGCCTCCCGACGACATCGTTGAGACGCCGCCGCGCGACCTCGCCGGTTCGGCGTTCAGCCTGTGGAGTTTTGGTCAGAAACACAGGCCAGGCCAGACGGCGGTGCGCGCCTACGCGCCAAACCTGAAAAAAAATGGTTGGTCGCTACCCTTTTCGATCGTCGAGATCGTCAACGACGACATGCCGTTTCTGGTCGATTCGGTCGCCAATGAATTGACCCGCCTCGGGCTCTCCGTCCATCTCATCATTCATCCGATCGTCAGCGTGGTCCGGGACGCCAAGGGCCGGATCGTTCGCGTGGTCAACCCGGAGGACCGCGAACCCAGCGCGTCAAACGAATCGTTCATGCATGTTGAAATCGACCAGATAGTCGATTCCGAAATGGCGAAACGGATCGTCGACGGCATCAAGAACGTTCTCTCGGACGTCAGTGCGGCGGTCGAGGATTGGCCCCGAATGCGGGCCGAGGTGGCCAGCGTCCTGGCCGAACTCGATGCCTCGCCGCCCAGTCTGCCGATGGAGGAGCTCGAAGAGGGCAAACAGTTTCTGCGCTGGCTCGATGACGGCCATTTCACCTTTCTCGGCTATCGCGAATACACTTTCCCCCATGAAAAGCGGGGCACCCGGCTGGGTGTCGTTCCGGGCTCCGGCCTCGGCGTGCTGCGGAAGGACGAAGCGCAGGTCTTCGAAGGCATACGCGACATGGACCACCTGCCGCCGGAGGTGACGAATTTCGTCCAGCAGCCGAAATTGCTGCTGGCGACCAAGGGCAACCGCCGCGCCACGGTCCACCGTACGGTCTACCTCGATGCCATCGGCATCAAACTGTTCGACAGCGCCGGCCGGGTGACCGGCGCCAGGCTGTTCGTCGGCCTGTTCACGTCGGCCGCCTACAACCGCAGCCCCCGCTACATCCCGATGCTGCGGCGGAAGATCAATCAAACGCTCGAGGCGGCGGGGCTCCACCCGGCCAGTCACGACGGCAAGGCGATGCTCCACATCCTCGAGACCTTTCCGCGCGACGAGTTGTTCCAGATCGGGGGCCAGGATCTGCTCGATATCGGCATCGGAATCCTCAATCTGCAGGAACGGCAACGCACGGCGTTGTTCGTTCGCCGCGACCCGTTCGAGCGCTCGATCTCATGCATGGTATTCGTGCCGCGGGATCGCCACGACACCAACCTGCGGAAACGATTTCAGCGCATTCTCGAAAAAGCCTTCGAGGGCGAATGCATAGCGTTCGATACGTTGCTCGATCAGCAATCGGTGCTGGCCCGGATCCATTTCATCATCCGCACCCGGCCGGGTCATATCCCGGCTTACGATGCCCACCAAATCGAGCAGCGGATCATCGCGGCCGCGCGGTCATGGAACGACAGGTTGCGCGCCGCCCTGACCAAGACCGACGGCGAAAAGCGGGCGACCGAGTTGCTGGCGCGCTATAGCGATGCGTTCGGCATCGCCTATCAAGAAAGCTACAACGTCGTCTCCTGCGTACAGGACATCAAGAAAATCGAGGAGATTATTTCGGGCGGCCGGATCGGACTGAATCTGCATCGCCGCGACGATCAGGCCGAGACCCGGGTTCGCTTCAAGATCTATCACCTGATCGACCAAGTGCCGCTTTCGGACGCCCTTCCCGTGCTCGAAAACTTGGGCTTCAAAGTCATCTCCGAGCAGCCGTTTCGGATCGATCCCTCGGACCGGGACGCGGTATGGATCCACGATTTCAACCTGGTCCGGCGCGACGGGCTGGAGATCGACATCGATGAGATTCACGACGCCTTTCACGAGGCATTCGCCCGTGTCTGGACCGGCCACATGGAAAGCGACGGGTTCAACCGCCTGGTCGTGACGTCGGGCCTGAGCTGGCGCGAGGTCGTCGTGCTGCGCTCCTACAGCAAGTATCTGCGCCAGGCGCAGATCCCGTTCAGCCAGGAATATATGGAAACCACCCTGGCCAAGAACGCCGACCTGACCCGCCTCATCGTCGATCTGTTCGAGGCCCGCTTCAACCCGGCTGGCGGCAAGGCGGCGGCCCAGAAGGAACGCCGCATCGCCAAGGCGATCGCGAAAGGCCTCGATGCCGTCGTCAATCTCGACGAAGACCGCATCATCCGCCGCTTCACCAATCTGGTCGAGGTGACGCTGCGCACCAATTTCTATCAGGCCGCCGCGACCGGCGATCCGAAGACGTACGTATCCTTCAAGTTGGACAGCCGCGCGGTCGACGATTTGCCGCTGCCGCGGCCGATGGTCGAAATTTTCGTCTACAGCCCGTGGATCGAAGGGGTTCACCTTCGGTTCGGCAAGGTCGCGCGCGGCGGCCTGCGCTGGTCGGACCGGCGTGAGGATTTCCGCACCGAGATCCTCGGCCTGGTCAAGGCGCAGCAGGTCAAGAACGCGGTCATCGTTCCGGTCGGCTCGAAGGGCGGGTTCGTCGTCAAACGGCCGCCGCAAGGCGGCGACCGCGAGGCCATCCTCAAGGAAGGCATCTCCTGTTACAAAACCTTCATCTCGGGACTGCTCGATCTCACCGATAATCTCGTCGGCGGCAAGGTCGTGCCGCCGAAAGACGTGGTGCGCAAGGACGAGGATGATTCCTATCTCGTGGTTGCCGCCGACAAAGGCACCGCGACCTTCTCCGATATCGCCAACGGCGTTGCCGGCGATTACGGCTTCTGGCTCGACGACGCCTTCGCGTCGGGAGGATCGGCGGGATACGACCACAAGAAGATGGGCATCACCGCGCGCGGCGCCTGGGAATCGGTGAAGCGCCATTTCCGCGAGGCCGGCAAGGATATCCAGAACGAGGATTTCACCGTGGTCGGCGTCGGCGACATGTCGGGCGACGTGTTCGGCAATGGGATGTTGCTGAGCCGGCACATCAAGCTTGTCGCCGCATTCAATCACATGCACATCTTCGTCGATCCCAATCCGGATCCGGCCAAGAGCTTCAAGGAGCGGCAGCGGATGTTCCGTTTGCCGCGGTCGGCATGGTCGGACTACGACTCGAAGGTGCTGTCGAAAGGCGGCGCCATCTACGCGCGCTCGGCAAAATCTCTCAAGCTGACGCCGGAGATCAAGGCGCTGCTCGGCATGACCAAGGATAACGTCGCGCCCAATGAATTGATGACCGCCATCCTGACGGCGGACGTCGATTTGCTGTGGTTCGGCGGCATCGGCACATATGTCAAATCCGACAGCCAGAGCAACGCCGACGCCGGCGACCGCGCCAACGACGGGATTCGCATCAACGGCAAGGACGTGCGCGCCAAGGTCGTCGGCGAAGGCGCCAATCTCGGCGTGACCCAATTGGGCCGCATCGAATACGCGCTCGCCGGGGGACGCATCAATACGGATTCGGTCGACAACTCCGCCGGAGTCGATTGTTCGGACCACGAGGTCAACATCAAGATCCTGCTCGGCGCCGTCGAACAGGCCAACAAGCTCAACCGGGTGCAGCGGGACAAATTGCTCGTCTCGATGACCGACGAGGTCGCCGATTTGGTGTTGCGCGACAATTACCTCCAGACCGGGAGCCTGGCGGTCACCGAGTTCGTCGGCACCCGGCTCACCGACCGATGCGGGCTGTTCATGCGGGCGCTCGAACGCGCCGGCCATCTCAATCGGGCGATCGAATACCTTCCCGACGACGAGGAACTCGCCGACCGCAAGGCCAAGAAATTGGGGCTGACCAGCCCCGAACTCTCGATCCTCATCGCCTACGCCAAGATCGTGCTCTATGACCAGTTGTTGGCGTCGGATTTCCCCGACGACCCGTTCATGGCGATTGATTTGGAGCGCTATTTTCCGGTCCCGCTGCAGAAAAAGTACAAGGACGCCATCAACCAGCATCGTCTGCGCCGCGAGATCGTCGCGACGGTTGCGACCAATTCGATGATCAATCGGGCGGGGATCACATTTGCCCACGAGGTCATGGATCAAACCGGCGCGGCGTCGAGCGACGTCGCCCGCGCCTATACGATCAGCCGCACGATCTTTTCCATGCGCGATCTCTGGGCGGCGATCGAGGCGCTCGACAACAAGGTTCCGGCCGCCGTTCAGTCGGAGATGCATATGGAGACCGGGCGGCTGATCGACCGCGGAACGACCTGGTTCCTGCGCTACGGCAAGCAACCGCTAGACGTCGCGGCCAACATCGAGGCCTACGGCCCGGGCACCGCGCAGCTCATGCGCGGCCTGGAAAAGGTAACCACCCCGGCGGACCATGAATTCATTCGCAACAACGCCAACGCCTTGGTCGAAAAAGGCGCCCCCCACGGCCTAGCCCGCAGAATTGCCAGCCTGCGCCTGCTGGTCTCGGCCTGCGATGTGGTCATGATCGCGCGCGAAGCCAAGTCGAGCATCGATATCACGGGCTCGCTCTATTTCGCGGTCGGCGACCATTTTGGCTTCGATTGGCTGCGCCGCAAAGCAGCCCGGCTTCCGATCGACAGCCATTGGGACAAGCAGGCGACGACGGCGATCGTCGACGATCTCTATGGCCACCAATTCGAGCTCACGTCGAATGTCCTGAAATCGGCAAAGAAGAACGTGACGCCGAAAAAGGCGATCGACGAATGGTGCGGCCGTCGCGGGGTGGAGTATCAATCGACCTTGCAGCTGATGGACGACCTCCGCCAGGGCGGCACCATCGACCTCGCGATGCTCGCGGTGGCCAATCGCCAGTTGCGCTCGTTGATCTCGAGTTAG
- a CDS encoding MFS transporter produces MPRRGVVAWCLYDFANSTYPTIILTFVFAAYFTQGIAKSPEIGTSQWGYMVSVSALVVAVLSPVLGAIADRTGRRKPWLAGFSLLCIAATAALWFARPGPDYVLLALLLVGIGNIGFEIGMVFYNSMLNDLAPPAWIGRVSGWGWGIGYAGGLIGLAVALFVFVQPADPPFGLDQSTAEHVRATALLAAAWFAVFAIPLFLFTPDRPATGVPISRAMRAGIASVASTLRNVRAHRTIFLFLIARMFYIDGLTTLFAFGGIYAAGTFGLSLDEVIMFGIGLNVTAGLGAAVFAWFDDAFGPKPTIVISLIALIALGAGAVVVEDHTLFWILGLGLGTFVGPAQAASRSLMVRLVPPELETEMFGLYALAGKATAFLGPLVLALVTAHFDSQRAGMATILAFFAIGLVLLLAVRQPPPRLAA; encoded by the coding sequence GTGCCGCGTCGTGGCGTCGTCGCGTGGTGCCTCTACGATTTTGCCAACTCGACCTATCCGACGATCATCCTGACCTTCGTCTTCGCCGCCTATTTCACCCAGGGAATCGCCAAGAGCCCGGAAATCGGGACCAGCCAATGGGGCTACATGGTCAGCGTGTCGGCGCTTGTCGTCGCCGTGCTCAGCCCGGTGCTGGGGGCCATCGCCGATCGCACCGGAAGACGCAAACCCTGGCTGGCGGGGTTTTCGCTGCTGTGTATCGCCGCCACCGCGGCGCTGTGGTTCGCCCGGCCCGGTCCGGACTACGTGCTGCTGGCGTTGTTGCTGGTCGGTATCGGCAACATCGGCTTCGAGATCGGCATGGTGTTCTATAACTCGATGCTCAACGATCTTGCGCCGCCGGCGTGGATCGGCCGGGTCTCGGGCTGGGGTTGGGGCATCGGCTATGCCGGCGGTTTGATCGGTCTGGCGGTCGCGTTGTTCGTGTTCGTTCAGCCGGCGGATCCGCCGTTCGGGCTCGATCAGTCGACCGCCGAGCATGTGCGTGCGACGGCGCTTCTCGCCGCTGCCTGGTTCGCCGTCTTCGCCATACCGCTGTTCCTGTTTACGCCCGACCGCCCGGCGACCGGCGTGCCAATCTCGCGGGCCATGCGTGCCGGCATCGCCTCGGTCGCCTCGACGCTGCGCAATGTCCGTGCCCACCGCACGATCTTCCTGTTCCTGATCGCTCGCATGTTCTACATCGACGGGCTCACGACCCTGTTCGCCTTCGGCGGGATCTATGCCGCCGGAACCTTCGGGCTGAGCCTCGACGAGGTCATCATGTTCGGCATTGGCCTCAATGTGACGGCCGGCCTCGGCGCCGCGGTCTTCGCGTGGTTCGACGACGCGTTCGGGCCCAAACCGACCATCGTCATATCGCTGATCGCCCTGATTGCGCTCGGCGCCGGCGCGGTCGTCGTCGAAGACCACACGCTGTTTTGGATCCTGGGCCTCGGGCTCGGCACCTTCGTCGGCCCGGCGCAGGCGGCCAGCCGATCGCTGATGGTGCGCCTGGTGCCGCCCGAGCTCGAGACGGAAATGTTCGGTCTCTATGCCCTCGCCGGCAAGGCGACGGCGTTTCTCGGACCCCTGGTCCTGGCGTTGGTGACGGCGCATTTCGACAGCCAGCGTGCCGGCATGGCGACGATCCTGGCGTTCTTCGCCATCGGGCTGGTTCTCCTGCTGGCCGTGCGTCAGCCCCCGCCGCGGCTGGCCGCCTGA